One genomic window of Elusimicrobiota bacterium includes the following:
- the rplT gene encoding 50S ribosomal protein L20: protein MRVKSGVYTRRRKKKVFKIAKSYYSDRGRRWRQVKQQVERSLRFAYLGRRQKKRDFRSLWITRINAATREAGLSYSRFISILKKNNINLNRKSLADLAVSDPKNFGALLDLAKTS, encoded by the coding sequence ATGAGAGTCAAAAGCGGCGTTTACACCAGACGTAGAAAAAAGAAAGTTTTTAAGATCGCCAAAAGCTATTACTCTGATCGAGGCCGGCGTTGGAGGCAAGTCAAACAGCAGGTCGAGCGTTCGCTGCGCTTCGCCTATCTCGGCCGGCGCCAGAAAAAGAGGGATTTCCGCAGCCTTTGGATCACCAGGATCAACGCGGCCACGCGCGAGGCGGGGCTGAGCTATTCCCGGTTTATTTCTATTTTGAAGAAAAACAACATCAACCTAAATAGAAAGAGCCTGGCTGATCTGGCGGTCAGCGACCCCAAAAATTTCGGCGCGCTGTTGGATTTGGCCAAGACGTCGTAA
- the rpmI gene encoding 50S ribosomal protein L35, with product MPKLKSHSGAKKRFKVTKRGKVLYKKSGSRHLLAGWSSNLGRSRRKRGQLPKGDADVIKTLLPYA from the coding sequence ATGCCCAAATTGAAATCGCATAGTGGAGCGAAGAAGCGCTTTAAAGTAACGAAAAGAGGCAAAGTGCTTTACAAAAAATCAGGCTCCCGCCATTTATTGGCCGGGTGGAGTTCCAATTTGGGGCGTTCAAGGCGTAAAAGAGGGCAACTGCCCAAGGGCGATGCTGACGTTATTAAAACCCTGCTTCCTTACGCCTAG
- a CDS encoding translation initiation factor IF-3, producing MSLPRWRINRDIRASQVRLIDPMGVQLGIKPIHEAVRLAETHGLDLVEVAPQANPPVCKIIDFAKFKYDQIRKWKDTHKRQKSGELKEVRFRPSVHNHDLETKLKHVEEFLAEHDKVRITVFFRGREITHPDIGRRLMDGIKTRLKDKAKVDKEPHLEGKRLMMILSPK from the coding sequence ATTTCGCTGCCGCGTTGGAGGATTAATCGCGATATACGGGCTTCTCAGGTCCGTCTCATCGATCCTATGGGCGTTCAGTTGGGCATTAAACCCATCCATGAGGCGGTGAGGCTGGCGGAAACCCACGGGCTTGATTTAGTCGAGGTTGCGCCCCAGGCGAACCCGCCGGTGTGCAAGATCATCGATTTCGCCAAGTTTAAGTACGATCAGATCAGAAAGTGGAAAGATACGCACAAGAGGCAGAAGTCCGGGGAGTTGAAGGAAGTCCGTTTCCGGCCCTCGGTGCACAATCATGATCTGGAGACCAAGCTTAAGCATGTCGAAGAGTTTTTGGCCGAGCATGACAAGGTGCGCATCACGGTCTTTTTCCGGGGCAGGGAGATCACGCACCCGGATATCGGCCGCCGGTTGATGGACGGTATTAAAACGAGATTGAAGGATAAGGCAAAAGTGGACAAAGAGCCGCACTTGGAAGGCAAGAGGCTCATGATGATTTTATCGCCGAAATAG
- a CDS encoding LysR family transcriptional regulator: MIPINYHHLYYFWITAKLERIGAASRRLYLAQPTLSLQIKQLERSLGRRLFERSRRGVRLTQEGRIAFDYCERIFSQGDELVAALQPGRTVRPALFRLGVAGPISRYVVLQILERAYGLNRRIRTSILGGSAEGLREQLEKHKLDLVVSNVDFSPQMGVEFRSRLAGTIPVYFVAPPRLKAKIRRFPADLSKLPMLLMAPENPVRKEVDQFLWRHKISVLVETEIEDAELIRFLALRGQGVAAMDALTARNDLARRRLVALHRKAVGVKECVWFISGRHPKPNPILQRVIQNLMGNFVVRV; encoded by the coding sequence ATGATACCGATCAATTATCACCATCTCTATTATTTTTGGATCACGGCGAAACTGGAACGCATCGGAGCGGCGAGCCGCCGTCTGTACCTGGCTCAGCCTACGTTGAGCCTGCAGATCAAGCAGTTGGAGCGCTCGCTGGGAAGGAGGCTTTTTGAGCGCAGCCGCAGGGGCGTCAGGCTGACGCAGGAAGGCAGGATCGCTTTCGATTACTGCGAGCGGATATTTTCTCAAGGCGACGAACTGGTCGCGGCGTTGCAGCCGGGACGAACGGTCAGGCCCGCGCTCTTTCGCCTGGGGGTGGCGGGGCCGATTTCCCGCTACGTCGTGCTGCAGATCCTTGAGCGCGCCTACGGTCTAAACCGCCGGATTCGGACCAGCATTTTAGGCGGCTCGGCCGAAGGACTGAGGGAACAATTGGAAAAACATAAATTGGATTTGGTCGTCTCCAACGTGGACTTCTCGCCGCAAATGGGCGTGGAGTTCAGGAGCCGATTGGCCGGAACGATCCCCGTTTATTTTGTCGCGCCGCCGAGGCTCAAGGCCAAGATCCGGCGGTTTCCGGCGGACCTCTCCAAGCTGCCGATGCTTTTGATGGCCCCCGAGAATCCCGTCCGCAAGGAGGTGGATCAGTTTCTGTGGCGTCATAAAATTTCCGTATTAGTGGAAACGGAGATCGAGGATGCCGAGCTCATTCGTTTTTTAGCCCTGCGCGGGCAGGGAGTGGCGGCCATGGATGCTTTGACGGCGCGCAATGATTTAGCGCGCCGCCGCCTGGTGGCTTTGCACCGCAAAGCCGTCGGCGTTAAGGAATGTGTCTGGTTTATTTCCGGAAGACATCCCAAACCTAACCCCATTTTGCAGCGGGTTATTCAAAATCTTATGGGGAATTTTGTCGTTCGTGTTTAA
- a CDS encoding SH3 domain-containing protein encodes MNKKPCRLTMAGLAFLLICSHGNAEFMSLASNKANIRKGPGTEYPVIWQAWRFTPFEILELGNEWAKVKDFENDIGWIHQSLLSDVSTVIVMGKFANIRKGPGLKHAVLWIAYRGYPLKVLDREEDWLKVSDGKKIKGWIFRTLVWGSTKEGGG; translated from the coding sequence ATGAATAAAAAACCGTGCCGCCTCACGATGGCAGGCTTGGCGTTTCTTCTGATTTGCTCCCATGGCAACGCCGAGTTCATGAGCCTTGCATCGAATAAAGCCAACATCAGGAAAGGGCCGGGAACCGAATATCCCGTGATCTGGCAGGCTTGGCGTTTCACGCCTTTTGAAATTCTGGAACTGGGCAATGAATGGGCCAAAGTAAAGGACTTTGAAAACGATATCGGTTGGATTCATCAATCGCTGCTCTCGGATGTCTCCACGGTTATCGTGATGGGTAAATTCGCCAATATCCGCAAGGGCCCAGGCTTAAAGCACGCCGTCTTATGGATCGCGTACCGCGGCTATCCCCTGAAAGTGCTCGATCGCGAAGAAGATTGGCTGAAAGTTTCCGATGGAAAAAAGATCAAAGGATGGATTTTTAGGACGCTTGTTTGGGGAAGCACAAAAGAAGGAGGAGGTTAA